From one Triticum urartu cultivar G1812 chromosome 3, Tu2.1, whole genome shotgun sequence genomic stretch:
- the LOC125545240 gene encoding 50S ribosomal protein L17-like → MGKFRKLGRHAAHRVSMLRTMVSQLVKHERIETTVAKAKEVRRKADQMVQLGKDGTLDAARRASAFVRGDDVVHKLFTELAYRYKDRAGGYTRLLRTRIRIGDAAPMAYIEFVDRENELREAKPATPPPPQRVPLDPWAKSRASQQWAGPKVTVNSKSEGL, encoded by the exons ATGGGCAAGTTCCGGAAGCTCGGGCGCCACGCCGCGCACCGCGTATCCATGCTCAG GACGATGGTGTCGCAGCTGGTGAAGCACGAGCGGATCGAGACCACCGTCGCCAAG GCCAAGGAGGTGCGGCGCAAGGCGGATCAGATGGTGCAGCTCGGCAAAGAT GGTACACTGGATGCAGCAAGACGTGCTTCTGCTTTTGTTCGCGGAGATGATGTTGTCCATAAGCTATTCACAGAGCTGGCCTACCGCTATAA AGATCGAGCAGGCGGATATACAAGACTTTTGCGAACTAGGATACGAATAGGTGATGCTGCACCAATGGCATACATTGA GTTTGTGGACAGAGAGAACGAACTCCGAGAGGCCAAACCTGCAACGCCACCGCCACCTCAGCGAGTTCCACTTGATCCATGGGCCAAGTCTCGAGCTAGCCAACAGTGGGCCGGACCTAAAGTTACCGTGAACTCCAAATCAGAAGGCTTATGA
- the LOC125548799 gene encoding pentatricopeptide repeat-containing protein At5g42450, mitochondrial-like encodes MPYRDVVAATAAIGALARGGRHRDAVALFSRVLADGVPTPNEFTFGTVLRSATALRDPRVGAQLHACAAKSGLCSIVFVGSALVDHYAKMGAMREAQGALGDTSEPNVVSYTSLIAGFLKNGMPEKALRLFRCMPEKNVVSWNAMIGGCSQAGLSEEAVGLFREMCREGARPNESTFPCVLTSVANAGALGVARSVHASAIKHLGKLDVYIGNSLVSCYARCGSLEDSVLAFTSMEQKNVVSWNALICGYAQNGRGEEALAAHKRMIATGLKADNVTLLGLLFGCNHAGLVDEGYSLFKTAQREQPGILKPEHYACVVDLLSRAKRFDDAKRFLEDLPFEPGLGFWKSMIGGCLIHWNKDLAESVANRIHALDPEDTSSYILLSNVYSAVGSWKSASMIRRQIKEKGLKRITGCSWIEVQDKAHVFFNGDSKHPQSVEIYKMLEVCLDAGEDEHCLAV; translated from the coding sequence ATGCCCTATCGGGACGTCGTCGCGGCGACGGCGGCCATCGGCGCGCTCGCCCGCGGCGGCCGGCACCGCGACGCCGTGGCCCTCTTCTCCCGCGTGCTCGCGGACGGCGTCCCGACGCCGAACGAGTTCACCTTCGGCACGGTCCTCCGTTCGGCCACCGCGCTGCGCGACCCGCGCGTCGGCGCGCAGCTCCACGCCTGCGCCGCCAAGTCCGGCCTCTGCTCCATCGTCTTCGTGGGCAGCGCCCTCGTCGACCACTACGCCAAGATGGGCGCCATGAGGGAGGCCCAGGGCGCGCTCGGGGACACCAGCGAGCCGAACGTCGTCTCCTACACCTCGCTCATCGCGGGGTTCCTGAAGAACGGGATGCCCGAGAAGGCCCTCCGGCTGTTCCGGTGCATGCCGGAGAAGAATGTGGTTTCCTGGAACGCGATGATCGGCGGGTGCAGCCAGGCGGGGCTCAGCGAGGAGGCCGTCGGCCTGTTCCGGGAGATGTGTCGAGAGGGCGCCAGGCCGAACGAGAGCACGTTTCCCTGCGTGCTCACCTCTGTTGCCAACGCAGGGGCGCTTGGCGTCGCTAGAAGCGTCCATGCGTCGGCCATCAAGCACTTGGGCAAGCTCGACGTTTACATCGGCAATTCTCTCGTCAGCTGCTATGCCAGGTGCGGCAGCTTGGAGGACAGTGTGCTGGCATTCACAAGCATGGAGCAGAAGAATGTGGTCTCCTGGAACGCTCTGATCTGCGGGTATGCGCAAAATGGGAGAGGGGAGGAAGCTTTGGCTGCCCACAAGAGGATGATAGCAACGGGCTTGAAGGCAGATAATGTCACTCTTCTAGGACTGCTGTTCGGTTGCAACCATGCCGGTCTGGTCGACGAGGGTTATTCGTTGTTCAAGACAGCCCAGAGAGAGCAACCCGGCATATTGAAGCCTGAGCATTACGCTTGTGTTGTGGATCTCTTGTCTCGTGCCAAACGATTCGATGACGCCAAGAGGTTTCTTGAGGACCTTCCATTTGAGCCAGGCCTTGGGTTCTGGAAGTCAATGATAGGAGGGTGCCTGATTCACTGGAACAAGGACCTCGCTGAGAGCGTCGCCAACCGTATTCATGCACTTGATCCAGAGGACACTTCTTCATACATCCTTCTCTCTAATGTTTATTCTGCAGTTGGAAGCTGGAAGAGTGCGTCAATGATCAGGAGACAGATTAAGGAGAAGGGGCTCAAGAGGATCACTGGCTGCAGCTGGATTGAGGTCCAGGACAAGGCCCATGTCTTCTTCAATGGAGACTCTAAACATCCTCAGAGTGTTGAAATTTACAAGATGCTTGAGGTTTGCCTGGATGCTGGTGAAGATGAACACTGCCTTGCAGTATGA